Proteins from a single region of Xylanibacillus composti:
- a CDS encoding tetratricopeptide repeat protein: MKLFNFFKRSNKRSEESSHNNTSSNLLFSHDLEEAQKRLNETDYQGAILYAERHMNSENREVMIEAHKLTALANFRLGNYNKAAKLYEAVTRNNGHDVHTWFNLMTSSILSRNIELGVKAFKVAVDLREKSTNSNDISIPHIKYYYCRAMAEINEYELAIKELNDLMEYYKQLKVTDVMFLYMRGVPSLAQTMEAAIIILNGLGNSVDHEIWIENIQSELDEEGKKYLEEIKKEFSSVLN; encoded by the coding sequence ATGAAGCTTTTCAACTTTTTTAAGCGAAGTAATAAAAGATCAGAGGAGTCATCACATAACAATACTTCTTCAAATCTGTTGTTTTCTCATGATTTAGAGGAAGCTCAAAAACGATTAAATGAGACGGACTATCAAGGTGCAATATTATATGCTGAAAGACACATGAACTCTGAGAATAGAGAAGTAATGATTGAAGCTCATAAACTAACTGCATTAGCTAACTTTCGACTGGGGAATTATAACAAAGCGGCGAAATTATACGAAGCTGTTACAAGGAATAATGGTCATGATGTTCATACTTGGTTTAACTTAATGACGTCTTCGATACTTTCAAGAAATATCGAATTAGGTGTAAAGGCATTTAAAGTTGCAGTTGACCTGAGGGAGAAATCTACAAATTCCAATGATATATCTATTCCGCATATCAAATATTATTACTGTCGTGCCATGGCCGAAATAAATGAATATGAACTGGCAATTAAAGAATTAAATGATTTGATGGAATACTATAAGCAGCTGAAGGTAACTGACGTTATGTTTTTGTACATGAGGGGTGTTCCATCTTTAGCACAAACCATGGAAGCAGCAATAATAATACTGAATGGACTTGGTAATTCAGTTGACCATGAAATATGGATAGAAAATATTCAATCCGAGCTGGATGAGGAAGGAAAAAAATATTTAGAAGAGATAAAGAAGGAGTTTTCTTCCGTTCTTAATTAA